Proteins from a single region of Clupea harengus chromosome 5, Ch_v2.0.2, whole genome shotgun sequence:
- the LOC116220523 gene encoding patr class I histocompatibility antigen, A-5 alpha chain-like codes for MQAVVILIFLPLSSAVIHSLQYFYTATSGISNFPEFFAVGKVDGLVVSQYDSNTRNCVPRQAWMKENLDQEYWESETRLARTAAGALKEGIGILKECFKQTEEGVHVLQRHYGCEWDDESDITSGYEEYSYDGEDFISLDLKNMRWVAVKEQAVWSKEKWDRYDFNGRKQYFTQDCRDWLKKYVQYGSSSLGWKVPPEVSLIQMSSSTVVCHATGFYPATVKIIWRRDGEEMQKDVHVGETLPNGDGTFQKRAELTVSPEERERSLYICEVEHASGLIRKTLPTLITLTEEEGKIVQRLISY; via the exons ATGCAGGCAGTTGTGATTCTTATCTTTCTACCTTTATCATCTGCTG TAATCCATTCCCTGCAGTACTTCTACACGGCCACATCAGGAATCTCAAACTTCCCAGAGTTTTTTGCAGTTGGAAAGGTTGATGGTCTGGTCGTCAGTCAGTATGACAGCAACACACGAAATTGTGTTCCCAGGCAGGCATGGATGAAGGAGAATCTGGATCAGGAGTACTGGGAATCAGAGACCAGGCTGGCTAGGACCGCTGCGGGGGCCCTCAAAGAGGGCATTGGGATTTTAAAGGAATGCTTTAAACAGACTGAGG AAGGAGTGCATGTTCTCCAGAGACATTATGGCTGTGAGTGGGATGATGAGAGCGACATCACCAGTGGCTATGAGGAGTATAGTTATGATGGAGAGGACTTCATCTCACTGGATCTGAAAAACATGAGATGGGTGGCTGTGAAAGAACAAGCAGTCTGGAGCAAAGAGAAATGGGACCGCTACGACTTTAATGGCAGGAAACAGTACTTCACCCAAGATTGCCGTGATTGGCTGAAGAAGTATGTTCAGTACGGGAGCAGTTCTCTCGGATGGAAAG TCCCCCCTGAAGTGTCTCTGATCCAGATGTCATCTTCTACAGTGGTGTGCCACGCCACAGGGTTCTATCCAGCTACGGTGAAGATCatctggaggagagatggagaggagatgcagaaggatgtgcatgtgggagaGACGCTGCCCAATGGGGATGGAACCTTCCAGAAGAGAGCTGAGCTCACAGTGtcacctgaggagagagagagaagtctgtACATCTGTGAGGTGGAACACGCAAGTGGACTCATCAGGAAGACCCTGCCAACACTCATCACCCTGACTGAGGAAGAAGGTAAGATTGTTCAGAGACTCATCAGCTACTGA